The Brasilonema sennae CENA114 genome includes a region encoding these proteins:
- a CDS encoding antibiotic biosynthesis monooxygenase family protein, giving the protein MILEVAILNVPSGMENEFEAAFAKASPIIASMKGYISHELHRCIEAPNRYLLLVRWQTLEDHTTGFRGSPQYDQWKQLLHHFYDPFPTVEHFEGVLQYHCSE; this is encoded by the coding sequence ATGATTCTAGAAGTTGCAATACTCAATGTTCCCAGCGGTATGGAGAACGAGTTTGAAGCCGCTTTCGCCAAAGCATCTCCTATCATTGCTTCAATGAAAGGATACATCTCGCATGAACTCCACCGCTGCATCGAAGCTCCAAACCGCTATCTGCTTCTTGTCCGGTGGCAAACCTTAGAAGACCATACTACTGGTTTTCGTGGGTCACCTCAATATGATCAATGGAAGCAGTTACTCCACCATTTCTACGACCCATTTCCCACGGTTGAGCATTTTGAAGGGGTATTGCAGTATCACTGCAGTGAATAA
- the rd gene encoding rubredoxin codes for MENYVCSVCNYVYDPEKGDPDGGIEPGTAFEDIPDDWVCPVCGAGKDSFAPK; via the coding sequence ATGGAAAACTATGTATGTTCTGTCTGCAATTACGTATATGATCCAGAAAAAGGCGATCCAGATGGTGGTATAGAACCGGGGACAGCGTTTGAAGACATACCAGATGACTGGGTATGTCCTGTGTGTGGAGCAGGAAAAGATTCTTTTGCTCCAAAATAA
- a CDS encoding carbon dioxide-concentrating mechanism protein CcmK, translating to MPLQAVGSIETKGFPAVLAAADAMVKAGRVTLVGYIRVGSARFTVNIRGDVSEVKTSMQAGIEAIEHVHGGTLESWVIIPRPHENVEAVLPIGYTQEVEQYRQSVENPIVRR from the coding sequence ATGCCACTACAGGCAGTTGGATCAATTGAAACAAAAGGTTTTCCTGCTGTGCTAGCAGCAGCGGATGCTATGGTGAAAGCAGGTCGAGTCACTCTTGTAGGATATATAAGAGTGGGTAGTGCTCGCTTTACAGTTAATATTCGTGGGGATGTATCAGAGGTAAAAACCTCGATGCAGGCTGGTATTGAGGCTATAGAACATGTTCATGGCGGAACCCTTGAATCTTGGGTGATCATTCCTCGTCCCCATGAAAACGTTGAAGCTGTCTTGCCTATAGGTTATACACAAGAAGTCGAACAATACCGACAATCAGTGGAAAATCCAATTGTACGCAGGTAG
- a CDS encoding glycosyltransferase — protein MESQPLVSVITPFFNTKKFIQEAIESVLTQSYQNWELLLIDDGSSDGSTVIAQHYADLYLEKVHYFEHDDHQNLGKSTSRNLGISKAKGKYIAFLDADDVFLPQKLEQQVAILQSQPETGMVYGPTQHWYSWTGEQQDYQRDNIRPLGVQPNTLFHPPSLVTQFLKIVGIVPCTCGLLIRREVIEAVSGFDDTIQHMFEDQVLLAKICLHAPVYVDSNCWDRYRQHSESSCSKAIQTGKYHPLKPNPAHQIYLNWLQKYITTHRVQDAELSNALEKALYPYHHPMLYFLLRVKNKVARIARKKFPGSVHRFLGTQLLGDKYIPPTGAMDFGSLRRVTPMSQAFGYDRGQPVDRYYIENFLAHYQEDVRGRVLEIGDDNYTRQFGGYVSSKDSVQRITQSDVLHVTKGNPKATIVGDLTCGDNIPSNSFDCFILTHTIQLIYDVRAAIKTVHRILKPGGVALVTVPGISHIGDYQWADYWCWSFTALSVKRMFEEFFPAENLQIETHGNVLVANAFLYGIASEELRQEELDYRDRNYQVTITIRAVKPDTV, from the coding sequence ATGGAAAGTCAACCTCTCGTTTCTGTTATCACTCCCTTTTTCAATACTAAAAAGTTTATCCAGGAAGCAATAGAAAGTGTGCTCACCCAATCCTATCAAAATTGGGAGTTATTATTAATAGATGATGGTTCCAGTGATGGAAGTACTGTCATTGCTCAGCATTATGCAGATTTGTATCTAGAAAAAGTGCATTATTTTGAGCATGATGATCACCAAAATCTTGGTAAAAGTACTTCTCGAAACTTGGGGATCAGCAAGGCAAAAGGCAAGTATATTGCTTTTCTGGACGCTGATGATGTCTTCTTGCCACAAAAACTAGAACAGCAGGTGGCAATTTTACAATCTCAACCTGAGACTGGTATGGTATATGGACCAACTCAACATTGGTATAGTTGGACCGGTGAACAACAAGATTACCAACGTGACAATATTAGACCACTTGGAGTTCAGCCGAATACTTTGTTTCATCCACCAAGCTTAGTAACTCAGTTTTTAAAAATTGTTGGAATCGTACCTTGCACCTGCGGATTGCTGATACGACGGGAGGTTATAGAAGCTGTCTCCGGATTCGATGACACTATTCAACATATGTTTGAGGATCAAGTGTTGCTAGCAAAAATTTGCTTGCATGCTCCTGTATATGTAGATAGTAACTGCTGGGATAGATATCGCCAACACTCAGAGTCTAGTTGTTCTAAGGCAATCCAAACAGGAAAGTATCATCCTTTGAAACCTAATCCTGCACATCAGATTTATTTGAACTGGCTACAGAAGTACATCACTACACACCGAGTGCAAGACGCTGAACTCTCGAATGCACTAGAAAAGGCTCTTTACCCCTATCACCATCCTATGTTGTACTTTCTATTGCGAGTAAAAAACAAAGTCGCGCGAATTGCACGCAAAAAATTTCCTGGTTCTGTTCACCGCTTTTTAGGAACGCAATTGCTTGGTGATAAATATATTCCTCCTACAGGGGCTATGGATTTTGGTAGCTTGCGACGGGTTACGCCCATGAGTCAAGCCTTTGGCTATGATAGAGGTCAGCCTGTTGACCGCTATTATATTGAAAACTTCCTTGCCCATTATCAAGAGGATGTTCGTGGGCGTGTTTTAGAGATTGGTGATGATAACTATACCAGACAGTTTGGTGGCTATGTCTCTAGCAAGGACTCTGTTCAACGCATCACCCAAAGCGACGTACTTCATGTGACAAAAGGCAATCCCAAGGCGACGATCGTTGGAGATCTTACTTGTGGGGACAATATTCCATCAAATAGCTTTGACTGCTTTATTCTGACGCATACAATCCAGCTTATTTACGATGTACGGGCGGCGATTAAAACAGTTCACCGCATCCTTAAGCCTGGAGGAGTCGCTTTGGTGACAGTTCCTGGCATTAGTCATATTGGTGATTATCAGTGGGCTGATTACTGGTGTTGGAGTTTTACTGCTTTATCAGTTAAGCGTATGTTTGAAGAGTTCTTCCCAGCAGAAAATCTCCAAATTGAAACTCACGGGAATGTACTCGTTGCTAATGCTTTTCTCTATGGGATCGCAAGTGAAGAATTGCGTCAGGAAGAATTAGATTATCGCGATCGCAATTACCAAGTCACAATTACTATCAGGGCAGTCAAACCAGATACTGTATGA
- a CDS encoding TIGR04283 family arsenosugar biosynthesis glycosyltransferase has product MSSVSIIIPTLNEAECLARTLRHLTILVPPVQEVLIVDGGSSDETVTIAQKAGVSVIAAKKRGRAAQMNQGAEVATGEILCFLHADTLVPDDLVAVIEQTLVDKTVAGGGFISLMTGDRTTRWGVSLHNFVKSYYAPLLFRPHLFFQGLRLLFGDQVIFARRADFWKCGGFDSNIPIMEEADLCLKLVRQGKIRLVNRIVQSSDRRVAHWGFFKATGIYLAIGFLWGIGVSPQYLKQFYEDVR; this is encoded by the coding sequence ATGTCTAGTGTCTCAATAATTATTCCTACCTTAAACGAGGCGGAGTGTCTGGCACGCACTCTCCGCCATCTTACTATATTGGTACCTCCAGTTCAGGAGGTACTAATTGTAGATGGTGGCAGTTCTGACGAAACCGTTACTATAGCTCAAAAGGCTGGAGTTTCTGTTATTGCTGCCAAAAAACGTGGACGTGCTGCACAAATGAATCAAGGCGCGGAGGTTGCAACCGGAGAAATCCTTTGTTTTTTACATGCAGACACCTTAGTTCCAGACGATCTTGTCGCAGTCATTGAGCAAACACTAGTAGACAAAACTGTTGCCGGGGGAGGTTTTATTTCTTTGATGACAGGTGATAGAACCACTCGATGGGGAGTATCACTGCACAACTTTGTAAAAAGTTACTACGCGCCATTACTTTTTCGCCCACATCTGTTTTTTCAAGGACTGCGCTTGTTGTTTGGTGATCAAGTCATATTTGCACGTCGTGCTGATTTTTGGAAATGTGGAGGTTTTGACAGCAATATTCCAATCATGGAAGAAGCTGACTTATGCCTGAAGCTGGTGCGACAGGGGAAAATCCGTCTGGTGAACCGCATTGTCCAAAGTAGCGATCGCCGTGTGGCACATTGGGGTTTTTTCAAAGCGACAGGCATATATCTTGCCATTGGCTTTCTTTGGGGTATAGGCGTCTCGCCACAATACCTAAAGCAGTTTTATGAGGATGTTCGCTGA
- a CDS encoding M61 family metallopeptidase has product MTEATAPRTNIYTKETAPAIHYQVAMPKPETHLFEVSLRLVDYSLPTLDLKLPVWTPGSYLVREYAKHLQDFAAFANDKPLSWHKISKNHWQVETSDVSEIVIHYRIFANELSVRTNHLDSSHGYFNGAALFFRILAWEGQPIQVTVLPPHREWRVTTALPSVPHKTNTFSATDFDTLVDSPFEIGVHQLHHFEVLGKSHELAIWGKGNFQLQQMISDIEKIIEVEARMFGGLPYQRYVFLLHLFAQAYGGLEHKNSCTLIYQRLGFRDRDKYERFLQLVAHEFFHLWNVKRIRPKALEVFDYDQENYTSSLWFCEGTTSYYDLLIPLRAGIYDAKSFLNNLSKEIARHETTPGRKVQSLAESSFDAWIKLYRPDANSGNSQNSYYLKGEMVSLLLDLLIRSRSRNQRSLDDVMVKMWHQFGTDEIGYTPEQLQSVIEFIAGIELTDFFNSYIDKTEDLPFNEYLEPFGLQLVEEKGEEPYLGVKVNSDNGRELIKFVDADSPAQFAGIDPGDELLAIDGLRITANGLGDRLKDYRPMDIIQVTIFHQDELRTLPVTLAYPRVSRYQIKPVKNPSTIQKENFAGWLGGSLTTLY; this is encoded by the coding sequence ATGACTGAAGCAACTGCACCTCGCACTAACATTTATACCAAGGAAACTGCACCAGCAATTCACTATCAGGTGGCAATGCCCAAACCAGAAACGCACTTATTTGAAGTGAGTTTACGTCTGGTAGACTACTCGTTGCCGACTTTAGATTTGAAATTGCCAGTGTGGACTCCTGGATCTTACTTAGTCCGGGAATATGCCAAGCACTTACAAGATTTTGCGGCTTTTGCTAATGACAAGCCTTTGTCCTGGCACAAGATTAGTAAAAATCACTGGCAGGTGGAAACAAGTGATGTATCAGAAATTGTTATACATTACCGTATATTTGCAAATGAGCTATCAGTGCGAACAAATCACTTGGACTCTAGCCATGGCTATTTCAATGGTGCAGCACTGTTTTTTAGAATACTGGCTTGGGAAGGACAACCAATACAAGTCACTGTTTTACCCCCACACAGAGAGTGGCGAGTCACTACAGCATTACCATCAGTTCCACACAAGACAAACACTTTTAGTGCTACAGATTTTGACACCCTTGTAGATAGTCCTTTTGAAATTGGTGTCCATCAGTTACATCACTTTGAGGTATTGGGAAAATCCCATGAACTGGCAATTTGGGGGAAAGGCAATTTCCAATTGCAGCAGATGATTAGTGATATTGAGAAAATTATTGAAGTAGAAGCACGGATGTTTGGTGGGTTACCATATCAGCGATATGTGTTTCTGCTGCATTTATTTGCTCAAGCTTATGGTGGTTTGGAGCATAAAAACTCCTGCACACTCATTTATCAGCGCTTAGGTTTCCGCGATCGCGACAAGTATGAACGCTTCCTGCAATTAGTCGCACACGAGTTCTTTCACTTGTGGAATGTCAAGCGCATTCGCCCAAAAGCACTAGAAGTCTTTGATTACGACCAAGAAAACTATACATCGTCACTGTGGTTTTGTGAAGGGACAACAAGTTACTACGATTTGCTCATTCCCTTACGCGCAGGAATTTATGATGCAAAGTCATTCTTGAATAATTTGAGTAAGGAAATTGCTCGGCATGAAACAACTCCAGGACGCAAGGTACAATCTCTTGCAGAATCGAGTTTTGATGCATGGATTAAACTTTACCGTCCGGATGCCAATAGCGGTAATAGTCAAAATTCCTACTATTTAAAAGGGGAAATGGTGTCGTTGTTGCTAGATTTGCTGATTCGTTCACGATCTAGAAATCAGCGATCGCTAGATGATGTCATGGTGAAAATGTGGCATCAATTTGGCACAGATGAAATTGGTTATACTCCAGAACAATTGCAATCGGTGATTGAGTTTATTGCTGGTATAGAGTTGACTGATTTCTTCAACTCCTACATTGATAAGACTGAAGATTTGCCTTTCAACGAATACCTGGAACCATTTGGCTTGCAACTGGTGGAGGAAAAGGGTGAAGAACCTTATCTAGGAGTTAAAGTTAATAGTGACAATGGACGGGAACTGATTAAGTTTGTTGACGCAGATTCACCCGCACAATTTGCAGGAATTGATCCGGGAGATGAGTTGCTGGCTATTGATGGTTTGCGTATCACAGCCAATGGGTTAGGCGATCGCCTGAAAGATTACCGACCAATGGATATCATTCAAGTCACCATTTTCCATCAAGATGAACTCCGTACCTTACCTGTCACCTTGGCGTATCCTCGCGTTAGTAGGTATCAGATAAAACCAGTAAAAAATCCTTCTACGATACAGAAAGAAAACTTTGCTGGATGGTTAGGTGGGTCTTTGACGACTCTTTATTAA
- a CDS encoding ABC transporter ATP-binding protein, translating to MQEVKAIKTLLPLLRLYPWVIPVIIILGIFSSLFEGLGISLFIPFLQTLDTTNSQRGSSNLLVNFLNQIFINIPQDKHLFIIPVCILGLVILKNCLAYISTLLGHWLYWHIGQRLLCKIFQQLLSVSYSFLDSHASGKLLNTLDIETWRTCDAIFLLVNIAISLCTVFVFVILLMLTSWQLSLLVTVALVLISLTIQYVTRRATKLGRESVQAHNNLANRVMEGFYGMREIRAFGHESYELKRFEQATIHSRIIALNLAKLYSITGPLSEVLAVALLVFILMIALQQQSNVPTLLTFIFMLYRLQPVVRRLDTERVNLIGLLGAVEDVMSFLDITEKHNICSGDIEFQRLQGGITFEAVNFYYNTSEKPALQDISFFIPRGKTTAIVGPSGAGKSTVIGLICRFYETEYGEISVDNHPLQKLNLSSWRNRIAIVSQNIYIFNTTVGENIAYGRLDATKSEIIAAAKKASAHEFISQLPEGYDTIVGDRGIRLSGGQKQRIALARAIIREPEILILDEATNALDSLSENFIQEALNSFSQNRTVIVIAHRLSTIKQAEQIIVLEEGRIVEQGNLQYLLKLNGLFAKLYNLQSGSTQV from the coding sequence ATGCAAGAAGTAAAGGCAATTAAGACTTTATTACCACTTCTAAGATTGTATCCTTGGGTCATTCCAGTAATTATCATTCTAGGGATATTCTCCTCTTTATTTGAGGGATTAGGAATTAGTCTGTTTATACCTTTTCTCCAGACTCTAGATACAACAAACTCACAAAGAGGCTCTAGTAATTTACTAGTTAATTTTCTTAATCAAATATTCATCAACATCCCACAAGATAAACATCTGTTCATAATACCAGTGTGTATTTTGGGGTTAGTTATACTAAAAAACTGCCTTGCGTACATCAGTACTCTTCTTGGTCATTGGCTGTACTGGCATATTGGACAGCGTTTGCTGTGCAAAATTTTTCAGCAGCTTTTAAGCGTGAGTTATAGTTTTTTGGACTCTCATGCATCAGGTAAATTGCTGAATACACTGGATATTGAAACTTGGCGAACTTGCGATGCTATTTTTCTGCTCGTTAATATCGCTATCAGTCTGTGTACAGTTTTTGTTTTTGTGATTCTGCTGATGCTGACATCTTGGCAACTAAGTTTGTTGGTTACTGTTGCCTTGGTGCTTATTTCACTAACTATACAGTATGTAACGCGCAGGGCAACAAAGCTGGGTAGAGAGTCAGTACAGGCACACAATAATCTCGCTAATCGCGTGATGGAAGGGTTTTACGGAATGAGGGAGATTCGCGCTTTTGGTCACGAATCTTACGAACTCAAACGTTTTGAACAAGCAACAATCCATTCACGTATTATCGCTCTGAACTTGGCTAAGCTTTATTCAATTACTGGACCACTGTCGGAAGTTTTAGCAGTTGCTTTATTAGTATTTATTTTGATGATCGCTCTGCAACAACAGTCTAACGTTCCTACATTATTAACATTTATTTTTATGCTTTATCGTCTCCAGCCCGTCGTGAGGCGGTTAGATACTGAGCGTGTGAATTTGATTGGTTTATTGGGTGCTGTAGAAGATGTGATGTCATTTTTAGATATAACTGAGAAACATAATATTTGCTCCGGTGATATTGAATTTCAACGTTTACAAGGAGGAATTACTTTTGAAGCTGTTAACTTTTACTACAATACTTCCGAAAAACCTGCACTTCAGGATATTTCGTTTTTTATTCCCCGAGGTAAAACTACTGCAATAGTTGGACCTTCAGGTGCAGGTAAATCTACAGTCATTGGGTTAATTTGTCGCTTTTATGAAACTGAATATGGAGAGATATCTGTTGATAATCATCCTCTACAAAAGTTAAATTTATCTTCTTGGCGCAATCGCATTGCTATTGTCAGTCAGAATATTTATATCTTTAATACAACAGTAGGAGAAAATATAGCCTATGGTCGCTTGGATGCAACAAAAAGCGAAATTATCGCCGCCGCTAAAAAAGCGAGTGCCCACGAATTTATTAGTCAGTTACCTGAAGGTTACGATACTATAGTTGGCGATCGCGGCATTCGGCTTTCAGGAGGACAAAAGCAACGCATAGCCTTAGCCCGCGCGATCATTCGCGAACCAGAGATTTTGATTCTTGATGAAGCAACTAATGCTTTAGATAGTCTTTCTGAAAATTTCATTCAGGAAGCTCTCAATTCCTTTAGTCAAAATCGTACCGTGATTGTGATTGCCCACCGTTTATCTACTATTAAGCAGGCAGAGCAAATTATTGTCCTGGAAGAAGGACGGATTGTTGAACAAGGCAATCTCCAGTATTTACTTAAACTCAATGGATTATTTGCCAAGCTTTATAATCTGCAATCTGGTAGTACTCAAGTTTAA
- a CDS encoding HetZ-related protein 2, whose amino-acid sequence MQTLKQGFEERNLTMVLEAEKLTQYWLKRLDIECPEQSFANRESIVKWLVGNDLDRFEVLNSKELEIAKQAMEYRYKILRQRYLGFARVRAYRNLITRLGSLVTLRHKIQTWVALSRDRQRTVLDVLQEVIQELLQSDSYIQQQMVSISELTTDDRLKNALLFASVEEYCLRPVRNQPLLAYRFVNFLRRTQRGGLTQVPTQDLVRLVSEEILTDDSDNRINLVDTQAVAEYQEAQEIEEQQALRKTVQQEFEDYLYENLGSEAIDWLRLYLQGKPQDEIAKKLNKPIKEVYRLREKISYHAVRVFALKGKPELVDSWLSISLKEHNLGLTPKQWQQFHEQLTPMQRQVLELRKAGYSIEDTASALKLKMHQAMGEWTKVYLLAQALRSQD is encoded by the coding sequence ATGCAGACTTTAAAACAGGGTTTCGAGGAGCGCAATCTCACTATGGTTTTGGAGGCGGAAAAACTGACACAATATTGGCTCAAACGCCTGGATATCGAATGTCCAGAACAAAGTTTTGCCAATAGAGAAAGTATAGTCAAATGGCTTGTGGGAAATGACTTAGATCGGTTTGAGGTACTGAACTCTAAGGAACTGGAGATCGCCAAACAAGCTATGGAGTACCGCTACAAGATTTTGCGTCAGCGTTACTTAGGATTTGCAAGAGTTCGTGCTTACCGCAACCTGATCACTCGATTGGGGAGTTTGGTGACGTTACGTCATAAGATCCAAACTTGGGTTGCCTTGAGTCGCGATCGCCAACGGACAGTGCTGGATGTACTTCAAGAAGTGATCCAAGAATTACTGCAAAGCGATAGTTACATACAACAACAAATGGTTTCTATTTCAGAATTGACAACTGATGATAGACTCAAGAACGCTCTACTGTTTGCCAGTGTTGAAGAGTATTGTTTGCGACCAGTACGTAACCAACCTCTACTGGCGTACCGTTTCGTGAATTTCTTGAGAAGAACTCAACGTGGTGGTTTAACCCAAGTACCAACTCAAGACTTAGTTAGGCTTGTCTCTGAAGAAATTCTTACTGATGACAGTGATAATCGAATCAACTTGGTTGATACTCAAGCAGTAGCTGAATATCAAGAAGCTCAAGAGATAGAAGAGCAACAAGCACTGCGTAAAACAGTTCAGCAGGAATTTGAGGATTATTTATACGAAAATCTTGGTTCAGAAGCTATTGACTGGTTGCGACTCTATCTACAAGGTAAGCCTCAAGATGAAATTGCCAAAAAACTAAATAAGCCGATCAAGGAAGTCTATCGACTCAGAGAGAAAATTAGCTACCATGCTGTACGTGTATTCGCCCTCAAAGGAAAACCAGAATTGGTAGATAGCTGGCTGTCAATTTCCTTAAAAGAACATAACTTGGGATTGACACCTAAGCAATGGCAACAATTTCATGAACAATTAACCCCCATGCAGCGCCAAGTCCTAGAGTTGCGTAAAGCAGGTTATTCGATAGAAGACACAGCTTCAGCGCTAAAACTCAAAATGCATCAAGCAATGGGTGAATGGACTAAAGTTTACCTGTTAGCCCAAGCTTTGAGGAGTCAAGACTGA